The genomic interval AAAGAACCTGCCCTGAACCATTGAATTTGTTTTCCATTATAAGAATGTTTAACTATTATGTTCTCTTGAACTCCGTTTTTATGAATTAATTTTACATTAATATTTTTTTTAGGCCGAAAATCCTTTATATAAAAATGAAAAGTATCCTCTTCTTGAATTTTTTTATAATCTAAAGGATCAAAAAAAGTTAAAGCTAAAATTCCTTGTCTTTTTAAATTGATTTCATGTATTCTAGAAAAAGATTTTACAAGAATGACACGAACTCCTAAAAAACGAGGTTCCATAGCTGCATGTTCCCTTGAAGATCCTTCTCCATAATTTTCATCCCCCACAATTAAAGTGGAGATTTTTTTTAACTTATAAAATTTTGCGATTTCAGGAACTAGACCATAATTTCCAGTTATAACATTTTTTATTCTATTAGTTTTTTCATTAAAAGAATTTACAGCACCAATTAATAAGTTTTCAGAAATATTTTCAATATGTCCTCTATATTTTAACCATGGACCTGCCATGGAGATATGATCAGTGGTGCATTTTCCTTTTATTTTAATTAAAAGTTTTAGATTTAACAAATTATCACCATCCCAACATGGAAATGGTGATAAAATTTGTAAACGATCTGAATTAAAATCAATTTTAATATTTTCTACATTGTTTTTTTGAGGTGGTTCATATTCTAATACCATATTTTTAGGACTCTTAAAAAGAGGCATATTTGTAGATATAGGTTCATCAAATTTAACATATTCCCCCATTTCATTTTTTATGAAATCCTTTCTGGGATCAAAGGTCAAATATCCGGAAAAAATAAAAGCTGTAACAATTTCAGGAGAAGCTATAAAAGCATGCGTTTTAGGATTTCCATCATTTCGAGATGAAAAATTTCTATTAAAAGAATGAATAATTGTATTTCTTAGATTATTATGACTTCCTTTTCTCTTCCATTGGCCAATACAAGGTCCACATGCATTAGAAAAAACTTTCGCTCCAATACTATGAAAAATAGAGATTAACCCCTGTTTTTCTAAAATCTGATAGATCCTATTGGATCCTGGTGTAATTAAAAATTCAGAAACAATCTTTAATTTTTTTTTTTTTGCTTGTTCAATTATAGATACAACTTTTGATATATCTTCATATGAAGAGTTAGCACAAGAACCAATAAGTCCAACTTCTATTTTAGAAGGCCAATTGTTCTTGTAAACTTCTTCTTTCATATTAGAAATTGGAATGGAACGATCAGGTGTAAAAGGTCCATTAATATGTGGTTCTAATGAAGTTAAATCTATTCTTATAACTTTATCATAATAAACACATGGATTTTGATAAACTTCTTTATCTGCCTTCAAAAAATCTTTCATTTCATCAGCTATTTTAGCTATCTTATTTCTTCCGCTTCTATATAAAAAATCTTTCATTTTTATATCATATGGAAATAATGAAGATGTTGCACCTATTTCTGCTCCCATATTGCATATAGTAGCCTTTCCTGTGCAGGAAATACTTTCTACCCCATCTCCAAAATACTCAATAATAGAATTTGTTGCGCCTGTTACTCCCAGAATTCCAGATAACTTTAATATAATATCCTTTGGAGAAGCCCATCCACTTAATTTTCCTTTTAAATCAACTCCAATAATTTTAGGAAGTTTTAATTCTAAAAAGGATCCAGACATTACTTCTACAGCATCTGCTCCTCCTATTCCTATCCCTAACATC from Blattabacterium cuenoti carries:
- a CDS encoding aconitate hydratase, producing the protein MIFDFDIIRNFYSNLKCKLGKVRNRIAYPMTYSEKVLFSHLLIEENTNYIRHESYLNFFPDRLAMQDATAQMTLLQFMQTGIQKTEIPTTVHCDHLIKAENGFDLDLEKSIQENQEIYSFLKSASNKYGIGFWKPGSGIIHQVILENYAFPGGMIIGTDSHTPNSGGLGMLGIGIGGADAVEVMSGSFLELKLPKIIGVDLKGKLSGWASPKDIILKLSGILGVTGATNSIIEYFGDGVESISCTGKATICNMGAEIGATSSLFPYDIKMKDFLYRSGRNKIAKIADEMKDFLKADKEVYQNPCVYYDKVIRIDLTSLEPHINGPFTPDRSIPISNMKEEVYKNNWPSKIEVGLIGSCANSSYEDISKVVSIIEQAKKKKLKIVSEFLITPGSNRIYQILEKQGLISIFHSIGAKVFSNACGPCIGQWKRKGSHNNLRNTIIHSFNRNFSSRNDGNPKTHAFIASPEIVTAFIFSGYLTFDPRKDFIKNEMGEYVKFDEPISTNMPLFKSPKNMVLEYEPPQKNNVENIKIDFNSDRLQILSPFPCWDGDNLLNLKLLIKIKGKCTTDHISMAGPWLKYRGHIENISENLLIGAVNSFNEKTNRIKNVITGNYGLVPEIAKFYKLKKISTLIVGDENYGEGSSREHAAMEPRFLGVRVILVKSFSRIHEINLKRQGILALTFFDPLDYKKIQEEDTFHFYIKDFRPKKNINVKLIHKNGVQENIIVKHSYNGKQIQWFRAGSFLNFLKSISQ